The following coding sequences are from one Nicotiana tomentosiformis chromosome 3, ASM39032v3, whole genome shotgun sequence window:
- the LOC104112698 gene encoding thylakoid lumenal 17.9 kDa protein, chloroplastic translates to MAFGMSGQLLPLLPKVTAKHNSPTNVAATTKVEHHQSVATVPYFWSKVLPLAVAVSLVTPLSSSAIPFLDSKSSSLVPTTPFSQSKNLPTGLENGKIRPCPSVNPGCVSTNPQSSSSAFPWMIPQNSTGNAITQLQDAILKTQKNAMIQVIEDIPDGKYLQAEVDGGFGRDVLEFLVKGDSVAYRAMATKVTYIYPFTTALGDSKGQEERMKKITEELGWYAPSLDSMD, encoded by the exons ATGGCATTTGGAATGAGCGGTCAGCTTCTTCCGCTGCTTCCCAAAGTCACTGCCAAACACAATTCGCCGACCAATGTAGCAGCTACTACTAAAGTTGAACACCACCAATCCGTAGCAACAGTACCATATTTTTGGTCCAAGGTACTCCCTTTAGCAGTTGCTGTTTCGCTGGTCACTCCCTTGTCTTCTTCGGCGATACCTTTTCTCGACTCCAAATCTTCTTCGCTCGTTCCCACAACCCCATTCTCACAATCCAAGAACTTGCCCACTGGACTCGAAAATGG AAAAATCAGACCTTGCCCCTCAGTTAATCCGGGGTGTGTTTCGACAAATCCCCAGTCTTCTTCTTCTGCCTTCCCCTGGATGATTCCTCAAAATTCTACTGGCAATGCTATTACG CAATTGCAGGACGCCATTTTGAAGACACAGAAGAATGCAATGATTCAAGTTATTGAAGATATCCCTGATG GAAAATATTTGCAGGCTGAGGTAGATGGAGGATTCGGCAGAGATGTTTTAGAATTTTTGGTGAAAGGAGATTCAGTTGCCTATAGAGCAATGGCCACAAAAGTGACCTATATATACCCATTTACTACAGCATTAGGAGATTCAAAAGGACAAGAAGAAAGAATGAAAAAGATCACAGAAGAGTTGGGCTGGTATGCACCAAGTCTTGACTCAATGGATTAG